In one Alnus glutinosa chromosome 12, dhAlnGlut1.1, whole genome shotgun sequence genomic region, the following are encoded:
- the LOC133852072 gene encoding DExH-box ATP-dependent RNA helicase DExH8, producing MASPTSSCNSSHSTPFSSSKFSSLPVMAMREKIVEKILENRVTLIVGETGCGKSSQVPQFLLEDGMEPILCTQPRRFAVVAVAKMVAKARSCEVGGEVGYHIGHSRHLSERSRIVFKTAGVLLDELQEKGMNALKYKAVILDEVHERSVESDLVLVSLKQFLLKNNDLRVVLMSATADISRYKDYFKDLGRGERVEVLAIPSSNDKTVFQRSVSYLEQITEFLGISSDLPSYCSGPSPSMASADIKPDVHKLIHNLVLHIHENEPDIEKGILVFLPTYRSLVKQWNLLKSLSSYFKVHILHSSVDTEEALKAMKISRSHRKVILATNIAESSVTIPKVAFVIDSCRSLQVFWDKNRKKESTELVWVSKSQAEQRRGRTGRTCDGQVYRLVTRSFFSQLEDHEHPSILKLSLRQQVLMICCAESKAINDPKALLQKALDPPDLGVVEDALSLLVDMHALDKTSPRGRYEPTFYGRLLACFSLSFDASVLILKFGDIGMLRQGIVLGILRDTQPLPILHPFGDEDLFTKYIDCYFCGDNNTVLTGRKEVEYMGNLCAFQFWQRVFKDKQRLEHLKQVLKFNEMKATTALLPQIEEEWCSFHNLVQSSLHHVSEIYEDVLSSVHRFRPKFLATSNGLPSYYDPYEFEHTCLLNCQPDGDRNAHTVEDEHLEPSSGIRKCLAVPFVASNHFQTNDAVEKLATATKEIRVMYTEDKSGDQQKFFDDGSSHVNGEAPLCVYFINGSCNRGSQCSFSHSLKANKSSCKFFFSFQGCRNGDSCFFSHDLGPSVSSSSTLCLPEDANANAGSLLRLFPTSPHGRILVLDDMALHFSSNLARHCAPSKIISTTCLSDTSISDPSLSGVRILWGIHNPYQIIIKEGESPIPWNEVKCVLWFPNFDTCENLDGQKILLQNFFQHLAIRILADALYEVQIILTMNSIRFSQLKVEKLGGDCFFFLTESFPFDETSFGKLSDSVTTKKPMLASRPISYVFDLHPPSDIQFGDYAVTLHKHLHGTQRDF from the exons GAAAGAGCTCACAAGTTCCACAGTTTCTTCTGGAGGACGGCATGGAACCCATACTATGTACACAACCTAGGAGATTTGCTGTTGTAGCTGTTGCTAAAATGGTTGCAAAAGCGCGCAGCTGTGAAGTAGGAGGAGAAGTTGGATATCACATAGGTCATTCAAGGCACCTATCGGAAAG ATCTAGGATTGTTTTCAAAACTGCTGGAGTTTTGTTGGATGAATTGCAAGAGAAGGGGATGAATGCACTTAAGTACAAGGCTGTTATTCTTGATGAAGTACATGAAAGATCAGTAGAATCTGATCTTGTGCTTGTCTCTCTGAAGCAGTTTCTGTTGAAGAACAATGACCTGAG GGTGGTTTTGATGTCTGCTACTGCAGATATTTCAAGATACAAAGATTACTTCAAGGATCTTGGCAGGGGGGAACGAGTTGAAGTGCTTGCAATCCCTAGCTCCAATGATAAAACCGTATTTCAACGAAGTGTTTCATATCTTGAACAG ATAACTGAATTTCTCGGAATAAGTTCAGATTTACCATCTTATTGTTCTGGTCCTAGCCCTTCCATGGCTAGTGCTGATATTAAGCCTGATGTGCACAAACTTATTCATAATTTGGTGTTGCATATCCATGAGAATGAGCCAGACATTGAAAAGGGCATTCTGGTTTTCCTTCCAACATACCGTTCACTGGTGAAGCAATGGAACCTTCTGAAGTCGCTTAGTTCATATTTCAAAGTTCACATTTTACATAGCAGTGTTGACACTGAAGAAGCTCTTAAGGCTATGAAGATCTCGAGGTCCCATCGTAAG GTAATATTGGCTACGAATATTGCGGAGTCATCTGTGACAATTCCTAAGGTGGCATTTGTTATCGATTCATGCCGATCCTTACAAGTGTTTTGGGACAAGAACCGAAAAAAGGAATCTACAGAGCTTGTTTGGGTTTCCAAATCTCAG GCTGAGCAGCGTAGAGGAAGAACTGGTCGAACTTGTGATGGCCAGGTATATCGGTTGGTGACGAGATCATTTTTCAGCCAGCTTGAGGATCACGAGCACCCATCTATACTGAAGTTGTCATTGAGGCAGCAAGTGCTTATGATCTGCTGTGCCGAATCTAAAGCCATTAATGATCCCAAGG CCTTGCTGCAGAAGGCTCTGGATCCACCAGATCTTGGAGTTGTTGAAGATGCATTGAGTTTGCTTGTTGACATGCATGCATTGGATAAGACGTCTCCAAGAGGCCGATATGAGCCTACATTTTATGGACGATTGCTTGCCTGTTTCTCATTGTCTTTTGATGCTTCTGTGCTAATACTCAAGTTTGGAGACATTGGAATGCTGCGTCAAGGCATTGTGCTGGGTATATTGAGGGATACACAACCTCTACCCATTCTTCATCCTTTCGGAGACGAAGATTTG TTTACCAAGTATATCGACTGCTACTTTTGTGGAGATAACAATACTGTCCTAACTGGACGAAAGGAGGTGGAATATATGGGAAACTTATGTGCATTTCAGTTTTGGCAACGCGTTTTCAAG GATAAGCAACGTCTCGAACATTTGAAGCAAGTTCTGAAGTTCAATGAGATGAAAGCTACCACAGCGCTGCTGCCCCAGATTGAAGAAGAATGGTGCTCTTTCCATAATCTTGTGCAGTCTTCATTACATCACGTCTCTGAAATAT ATGAAGATGTATTAAGTTCAGTGCATCGTTTTCGGCCCAAATTTCTGGCTACATCCAATGGCCTACCATCCTACTACGATCCTTATGAATTTGAACATACATGCCTTCTCAATTGTCAGCCTGATGGAGATAGAAATGCGCACACTGTGGAAGATGAGCACCTTGAGCCATCTAGTGGAATAAGGAAATGTCTTGCTGTACCATTTGTTGCTTCCAATCACTTTCAAACCAATGACGCGGTTGAAAAGTTAGCAACTGCTACCAAAGAG ATAAGAGTTATGTACACAGAAGACAAATCTGGAGATCAGCAGAAATTTTTTGATGATGGCAGTTCTCATGTCAATGGGGAGGCTCCTCTCtgtgtatattttattaatggGTCCTGCAACAGGGGCAGTCAATGCTCGTTTTCTCATTCACTAAAAGCGAATAAATCAAGTTGcaaattcttcttttctttccag GGTTGTCGAAATGGAGATTCATGTTTCTTTTCTCATGATCTGGGTCCATCAGTATCTTCTAGCTCAACTTTATGTCTGCCAGAAGATGCTAATGCAAATGCTGGATCCCTTCTGCGACTGTTCCCCACATCTCCACATGGACGCATTCTTGTGTTGGATGACATGGCCTTACATTTCTCCTCAAATCTTGCTCGCCACTGTGCTCCATCCAAGATAATTTCCACAACATGTTTGTCCGATACCTCAATCAGTGACCCATCCTTATCAGGTGTCAGAATTTTGTGGGGCATCCATAACCCTTACCAGATCATCATTAAAGAAGGGGAGAGCCCAATCCCGTGGAATGAAGTTAAGTGTGTGCTATGGTTTCCTAACTTTGATACTTGTGAAAATTTGGATGGGCAAAAAattcttttgcagaatttctTTCAACATCTGGCTATCCGTATATTGGCTGATGCCCTGTATGAAGTGCAAATTATCCTTACCATGAACAGTATCCGATTTTCACAACTAAAG GTCGAAAAGTTGGGCGGtgattgcttcttttttcttaccGAGTCATTTCCATTCGACGAAACAAGCTTTGGGAAGTTGTCGGACTCAGTAACCACGAAGAAGCCAATGTTGGCATCGAGGCCCATCTCGTATGTTTTTGATCTGCACCCACCTTCTGACATTCAGTTTGGTGATTATGCGGTGACACTCCACAAACATCTGCATGGTACCCAGAGAGACTTTTAG